AAGGGGAATTGGTGGCCATCATCGGGCGTCCGTGCCGCAGGGTCAGCCCTGACGAAGCGCTGGAGTATGTCTTCGGCTACACCTGCGGCAACGATGTCTCCGCCCGCACTTGGCAGAGGGGCGACCTCCAGTGGTGGCGGGCCAAGGGGGCCGACACCTTCGCACCCTTGGGGCCCTGGATAGTCACCGGTCTGAACCCGCGGCGCCTACGGCTGCGCACCCGCCTCAACGGGCGGGTGGTCCAGGAGGCTTCCACCGCCGACCTCATCTATGGGGTGGCCGAGCTGGTGAGTTTCGCGTCCCAGGTCATGACCTTGGAACCTGGGGACGCCATCTTCACCGGAACTCCCGGGGATACGGGCCCTCTGCGGGCCGGCGATGTAGTGGAAGTGGAGATAGAGGGCATCGGCGTTCTGCGCAACTCGGTGATAGCGGAGGAGTAAGCTCAATTGGTGGGATGTTCGCCGGCGGAGGAAGTCTGGTACCGGCGAATGAGCTCCTGGGCCTGCCCACCCACGCCCAGGTCTAGGCAGTCGCAATAAGTGGAGTAGATGGCCTGGTCCAGCAGGCGCACCAGCTCTACCGTCATGGCCCCCATCTGCTGATGGCGCAGCCGCAGCAGCCTCTCCAGGCGGGCCAGGAAGTGCTGCTGTAGCCCACTGAGCCTGTCGTAACGAACCCCGCTCCGGGCCTCTGGCGTCCCTTCCATGACCTCCCCCCTCTTTATTAAGGATAACGCTTGAGGTACTGCCATTACAAGATGGGTGTGGCCTCGAAGGAGCGGTCCGCGTGCCCGGGCTGGATGCGCAGGTGCAGCTGCGAGCGGAGGGCTAGGGAGTGGTCAGCGTTGGCCGCCCGGTCGGCGTCCTCCTCGCGCTCCCAGATGGTCAGCCGGCCCACCTCGCCAGAGTTGTCGGCAGCCTTCAGCAGGTAGGTGGCCAGGCACCCTGGGCAACGCCTATAGAAGTCCAACAGCTCGCGGTTGAGGCGCTCTACCTCCGCTTCGTGCCCAGCCATGGGGCGCATGACGGAGAAGCGCACGTAAGGCATGATCCCCCCTCCCCGCGGAAGAAAGACACCTCTAATCTATCGCCCGGCCCTCAGGAGGGCAAGGGGGGCCTACAACCGCAGCTTGCCGTGGGAGGGCTGGCGCCGCCTCTGGCGATTGTCGCCGTTTATCTCCCTCTCTATCTCCTCCAAGGAGATGGCTCCCACTTCGTGGACGTAGCCACATATGAGACAGGAGCCATAGGCGCTGTACCAGTCGCGCTCCAGCACCATGGAGCCCCCACATCGGGGACAGACCCTCGGCACGGCCGATACCGTCATGGCTACTGCCCCTCCCGACATAAAAAAGCCTCTAGCCAGCCCACGCTGACCAAGGCCTTTCTTACGCCTCCGAGGTTAGTTGACGGGTTCGGGCCGAAAGGCGTAGCCCTACCTGCCCAACGGCAGGATTCACCCCAATGAGCCTGTCCCCCGGTCCGCCCTCACGGGCGGATTCGGCGGAGCTCACAAGCCAGGCGGACTTGTGAACCCGGTAACAGGATATCTCTGCCAGTCCCTGTTGTCAACGGGGGTGGCGGTGGCGTCTTGACGGGCCGGGTGCCCAATGCTATTTTTCACTCGATATATCCGGGGAAAGGGAAGGCACCCTTAGGCTATGCAGGCCTATATATTGCGCCGGCTGTTGCTGAACGGGCTAGTTCTGCTTCTCGTGGCCACCTTGGTATTTGTGGCGCTGCGCATCGACTCTGACAATGTGGTGCAGTTGGCGGCCCAGGGGACCCAGATCACGGACATAGAGGAGGCCAAGCGGGCCATTAAGCGCACCCTGGGCCTGGACCGCCCTGTCTTTCCCAACCAATACTTTGACTACCTGGGAGACCTACTCCGCCTGGACCTGGGCACATCCTTCCGCACCCGCACGCCGGTGATGTCGGAGCTTAAGCAACGCATTGGGCCGTCCCTGGAGCTGGGCCTTCTGCAGCTGATGGTGGCCCTGCTGGTGGCCATACCGGTGGGCGTGATATCGGCGGTGCGGCAGGACCGGTGGATCGACTACGTCCTGCGGTTTGTGGCCATCTTCTTCCTGGGGGTGCCGGTGTTTGTGCTAGCGGTGTTCGCCCTTTTGGGCGCCGCTCGCTACCTGGACTGGAGCCCGCCCCTCACCACTTACCGCGACCCCTTCCCCATCCCCCCCTTCGACACGCCGGCGCCCGAGGACCTATGGATCAACTTGCAGATCATGGCCATCCCAGCGGTGGTGGGGGGCCTGGGCACGGGAGCCATCATCATGCGATTCCTACGCTCCCAGATGCTGGAGGTGCTGCGACAAGACTACATCCGCACCGCTTGGGCCAAGGGCCTGCGGGAGCGGGTGATCATTGTGCGGCATGCCCTCAAAA
The window above is part of the Dehalococcoidia bacterium genome. Proteins encoded here:
- a CDS encoding fumarylacetoacetate hydrolase family protein, producing MIYARVRLGRRSFFALVEGDSVRPLRGPLFGRHTPADFVIPLSQVQLLAPVRPGKILAAAVNYQSHVQQSRSLLGDVPARPELFLKPASAVVGPGEPIVLPKGEERVDYEGELVAIIGRPCRRVSPDEALEYVFGYTCGNDVSARTWQRGDLQWWRAKGADTFAPLGPWIVTGLNPRRLRLRTRLNGRVVQEASTADLIYGVAELVSFASQVMTLEPGDAIFTGTPGDTGPLRAGDVVEVEIEGIGVLRNSVIAEE
- a CDS encoding antibiotic biosynthesis monooxygenase codes for the protein MPYVRFSVMRPMAGHEAEVERLNRELLDFYRRCPGCLATYLLKAADNSGEVGRLTIWEREEDADRAANADHSLALRSQLHLRIQPGHADRSFEATPIL
- a CDS encoding ABC transporter permease, with the translated sequence MQAYILRRLLLNGLVLLLVATLVFVALRIDSDNVVQLAAQGTQITDIEEAKRAIKRTLGLDRPVFPNQYFDYLGDLLRLDLGTSFRTRTPVMSELKQRIGPSLELGLLQLMVALLVAIPVGVISAVRQDRWIDYVLRFVAIFFLGVPVFVLAVFALLGAARYLDWSPPLTTYRDPFPIPPFDTPAPEDLWINLQIMAIPAVVGGLGTGAIIMRFLRSQMLEVLRQDYIRTAWAKGLRERVIIVRHALKNALIPVVTVIGLVLGSVVSGNVVLESIFLIPGMGLYAVEGVRQNDYPVVQAMVLLVALFLVFVNLVVDVIYAWLDPRIRYAS